In Fimbriimonadales bacterium, a genomic segment contains:
- a CDS encoding 5'-nucleotidase, whose translation MSKLVRMRAFIALLGFLFTIPVSAQLSNDPGAGPHARAQAAADLIREAAKTPLAFLPAGLLKQPDPGGDLAFLILYPTNEIVVVRLSGAEIREALERSLASYPASSNAFLQISGATVIFSPSATRERVIEVKIGDSLLEPSRQYEVAMPESLARGALGYFKIWDKSKIVRNVGKTLDEVLKGKTDIARSPRYIAR comes from the coding sequence GTGTCTAAATTAGTAAGAATGCGCGCGTTTATTGCTCTCCTTGGCTTCCTTTTTACGATTCCTGTGTCCGCCCAGCTCTCGAACGACCCAGGGGCAGGACCTCACGCCCGCGCACAAGCCGCAGCAGATTTGATACGCGAGGCAGCAAAAACCCCTTTAGCCTTCCTCCCAGCAGGACTCTTGAAGCAACCCGACCCAGGTGGAGACCTGGCTTTTCTCATTCTTTATCCCACCAACGAAATTGTCGTCGTGCGTCTGAGCGGGGCTGAAATTCGGGAAGCCCTCGAGCGTTCTTTAGCCAGTTATCCCGCTTCCAGCAACGCCTTCCTTCAAATCTCAGGTGCAACGGTAATTTTCTCTCCTTCCGCTACGAGAGAACGCGTAATCGAAGTGAAAATTGGCGATTCTCTTTTAGAACCTTCACGTCAATATGAGGTGGCTATGCCAGAATCCTTAGCGCGTGGTGCGCTGGGATATTTCAAAATATGGGACAAATCGAAAATCGTAAGAAATGTCGGGAAAACGCTGGACGAAGTGCTCAAGGGCAAAACGGACATCGCGCGTTCACCACGATACATCGCTCGCTAA
- the prfB gene encoding peptide chain release factor 2, with product MERLRQQINAPDFWENPKQAQAVMRRLSALEGRIEPLEKLRKSLQDITELQALLELSPDPETERSLEEMIRSFLRELDEYELKVLLDDEYDIRNAIVEISAGAGGTEACDWARMLYRMYTRWAERKNYKVEELSMTPGEVTGIRNVTFRVEGPYAYGYLKSEHGVHRLVRISPFDATNRRHTSFALVNVLPEVEETEINLKPEELKIETFRASGAGGQHVNKTESAVRIIHIPTGIVVSCQNERSQHKNRATAMKILAARLAALARNQTEERLHQMRGDLTSAEWGKQIRSYIMQPYALVKDQRTQYETTNVQAVLDGEIDEFIAAYLRKK from the coding sequence ATCGAACGTCTTCGTCAACAAATTAACGCACCAGACTTCTGGGAAAACCCAAAGCAAGCCCAAGCGGTAATGCGTCGTCTCTCTGCTTTAGAAGGGAGAATCGAACCACTCGAAAAACTACGCAAATCGCTGCAAGACATCACTGAGTTGCAAGCCTTGCTCGAACTTTCGCCCGACCCCGAAACGGAACGTTCCTTAGAAGAAATGATTCGTTCCTTCTTGCGTGAACTCGACGAATACGAACTCAAAGTGCTCCTCGATGATGAATACGATATTAGAAACGCAATCGTGGAAATCAGCGCAGGAGCAGGCGGCACCGAAGCCTGCGATTGGGCGAGGATGCTTTACCGAATGTACACTCGATGGGCAGAAAGAAAAAATTATAAAGTCGAAGAGCTATCCATGACTCCTGGCGAAGTGACCGGAATTCGAAATGTGACTTTTCGCGTCGAAGGACCTTATGCCTATGGGTATCTGAAGTCGGAGCATGGCGTTCATCGTTTAGTCCGCATTAGCCCATTCGATGCCACGAACCGCAGGCACACCTCTTTCGCCCTCGTCAATGTCCTGCCAGAGGTCGAAGAAACCGAAATTAACCTCAAACCCGAAGAATTGAAAATTGAAACCTTCCGGGCAAGCGGAGCTGGCGGTCAGCACGTCAACAAAACGGAATCTGCGGTGAGAATCATCCACATTCCTACAGGAATCGTAGTAAGTTGTCAAAACGAGCGCAGCCAGCACAAAAATCGCGCCACCGCTATGAAAATTCTCGCGGCTCGACTCGCCGCTTTAGCAAGAAACCAGACGGAGGAACGACTCCACCAAATGCGAGGAGATTTGACGTCGGCAGAATGGGGAAAGCAAATTCGCTCTTATATCATGCAGCCTTATGCGCTCGTCAAAGACCAGCGGACCCAGTACGAGACAACAAACGTGCAAGCCGTTTTAGATGGCGAGATTGACGAGTTTATCGCTGCTTACCTCAGGAAAAAATAA
- a CDS encoding M28 family peptidase, with protein sequence MGQIENRKKCRENAGRSAQGQNGHRAFTTIHRSLIATAFLFGCSSSAFHNVSDTLFDGEKAFALLKAQTDFGPRYSGTQAHIKMRDWLVSQAKQYTDKVSIQEFQHTWSTNGKTLKMYNVIADMDFKAKKRILLVAHWDTRPTADQELDSAKRNKPILGANDGASGVAVLLELMRAFRENPPPVNITFLFVDGEDLGPESNDMFLGAKYFAKTTNPRLYAYGILLDMIGDKNLRIPKESFSVYYASSLVERFYAHAAKIGLGKYFPNASQSWISDDHVPLNEAGIPTMDLIDFDYPYWHTLDDTPDKCSADSLAVVGRAVESFLRAEK encoded by the coding sequence ATGGGACAAATCGAAAATCGTAAGAAATGTCGGGAAAACGCTGGACGAAGTGCTCAAGGGCAAAACGGACATCGCGCGTTCACCACGATACATCGCTCGCTAATCGCAACCGCTTTTTTATTCGGTTGTTCTTCTTCTGCTTTTCATAACGTATCCGATACGCTGTTCGATGGCGAAAAAGCATTCGCGCTTTTAAAAGCACAAACGGATTTCGGACCGCGATACTCGGGCACTCAGGCGCACATCAAAATGCGCGATTGGTTAGTCTCTCAGGCAAAGCAATACACGGATAAAGTCTCCATCCAAGAATTTCAACACACTTGGAGCACGAATGGTAAAACGCTGAAAATGTATAACGTTATTGCCGATATGGATTTTAAAGCGAAAAAAAGAATTCTCCTCGTCGCACATTGGGACACTCGACCTACCGCCGACCAAGAACTCGATTCCGCGAAACGCAACAAGCCCATCCTCGGAGCGAACGACGGAGCGAGCGGGGTCGCAGTTTTACTGGAACTCATGCGCGCATTCCGAGAAAATCCCCCCCCTGTAAACATTACGTTTCTTTTCGTAGATGGAGAAGACTTGGGTCCAGAATCCAACGATATGTTTCTCGGCGCAAAATATTTCGCAAAAACCACGAACCCTCGTCTATACGCTTACGGAATTTTGCTCGACATGATCGGGGATAAAAATCTACGAATCCCGAAAGAATCGTTCAGCGTGTACTATGCTTCCTCGCTCGTGGAGCGCTTTTACGCTCATGCGGCGAAAATCGGATTGGGGAAATATTTTCCGAACGCCTCTCAATCGTGGATTTCTGACGACCACGTGCCGCTAAACGAGGCAGGTATTCCTACCATGGACCTCATCGATTTCGATTATCCGTACTGGCATACCTTAGATGACACTCCGGATAAATGCAGCGCTGACTCGTTAGCGGTCGTTGGTCGTGCAGTAGAGTCTTTCCTTCGCGCGGAAAAATAA